Proteins found in one Haloferax litoreum genomic segment:
- a CDS encoding PH domain-containing protein: MTHLSPLSVPYRAAQRSISIVFALAFLAFSGGAAFGGFLGGIGAVALVGFAVLAIAGYEFAYYQRFEYELTSDTLDIRSGVFSRRNREIPYRRIQNVDISRNVAQRLFGLAAVDLETAGGGGTEGSLRFVTYEEALRIQKEVARLKRGDTAPDAPEPDRDVLFELTPRELAIVGALSFDLRLPGIVFLFATSVFPIAASFVDVPIPTRGIAAGVVGAATIAFLIAAASWVAGFASSVVNYYGFKLTRVGDELQYERGLIQHYTGSIPIDKLQTLTIEDNPLKRRFGYATLLVETAGYAPSADNGASASRSRRGSEAAIPLATRDRVQALVEEIEGVTEPSFERPPTRIRRRYVVRYLLAIGAIVLGLYGANTIFGGIPWYTPLILAPVAAVAGVYQWRHRGRALTENHFVTRNGFWKREIRFVPYYRIQTTIETRTIFQRRWRVSTVTADTAGSLSLVGGDAAAVDIEVAAATDLRDELDDRLRDALAARREERRLARQRALGIDPTGDSHTQTDAPDTDDRSPDDLTDPFVYRTPKSRTEQQERVSDRQVDDDAGAETGDDADSNDDARGGTDNR, translated from the coding sequence ATGACCCACCTCTCGCCACTCTCGGTCCCGTATCGGGCGGCACAGCGGAGCATCAGCATCGTCTTCGCACTCGCGTTTCTCGCGTTCTCCGGTGGTGCTGCGTTCGGTGGATTCCTCGGCGGCATCGGCGCGGTGGCACTCGTCGGGTTCGCCGTCCTCGCTATCGCGGGGTACGAGTTCGCCTACTACCAGCGGTTCGAGTACGAACTCACCTCGGACACCCTCGACATCCGGTCCGGCGTCTTCTCACGTCGCAACCGCGAGATTCCGTATCGTCGCATCCAGAACGTCGATATCTCCCGCAACGTCGCGCAACGACTCTTCGGCCTCGCCGCCGTCGACCTCGAAACCGCCGGTGGCGGCGGCACCGAAGGAAGTCTCCGCTTCGTCACCTACGAAGAAGCCCTGCGCATCCAGAAGGAAGTCGCTCGTCTGAAGCGTGGCGACACCGCACCGGACGCTCCCGAACCGGACCGCGACGTCCTCTTCGAGTTGACGCCGCGTGAACTCGCCATCGTCGGCGCACTCTCGTTCGACCTGCGCTTGCCCGGCATCGTGTTCCTGTTCGCGACGAGTGTCTTCCCCATCGCCGCCTCGTTCGTGGACGTTCCAATCCCCACGAGGGGTATCGCCGCAGGAGTCGTCGGCGCGGCCACCATCGCCTTTCTCATCGCCGCGGCCTCGTGGGTCGCTGGATTCGCCTCGTCGGTGGTGAACTACTACGGGTTCAAGTTGACCCGCGTCGGTGACGAACTCCAGTACGAACGCGGCCTCATCCAGCACTACACCGGGTCGATACCAATCGATAAACTCCAGACGCTCACTATCGAGGACAACCCGCTGAAGCGGCGATTCGGCTACGCGACGCTCCTCGTAGAGACGGCGGGATACGCTCCCAGTGCGGACAACGGCGCCAGTGCGAGTCGTTCGCGCCGCGGGTCGGAGGCGGCGATTCCACTCGCCACCCGTGACCGGGTGCAAGCACTCGTCGAAGAAATCGAAGGCGTCACCGAACCGAGCTTCGAGCGTCCGCCGACGCGCATCCGTCGCCGGTACGTCGTCCGGTACCTCCTCGCTATCGGTGCCATCGTGCTCGGCCTCTACGGGGCGAACACCATCTTCGGCGGGATTCCGTGGTACACACCGCTGATACTCGCTCCCGTCGCCGCCGTGGCCGGCGTCTACCAGTGGCGGCACCGCGGCCGCGCCCTCACCGAGAACCACTTTGTGACCCGAAACGGCTTCTGGAAACGCGAGATTCGGTTCGTCCCGTACTACCGCATCCAGACGACAATCGAGACGCGGACTATCTTCCAGCGTCGCTGGCGCGTCTCGACGGTTACGGCCGACACCGCCGGGAGTCTCTCTCTCGTCGGCGGTGACGCGGCAGCGGTCGATATCGAAGTCGCCGCCGCCACAGACCTTCGGGACGAACTCGACGACCGACTCCGTGACGCACTCGCCGCACGTCGTGAAGAGCGGAGACTGGCCCGGCAACGAGCACTCGGCATCGACCCGACTGGCGACAGTCACACGCAGACGGACGCGCCCGACACCGACGACCGGTCGCCCGACGACCTGACGGACCCATTCGTCTACCGCACCCCCAAATCACGGACGGAGCAACAAGAGAGGGTCAGCGACCGACAGGTCGACGACGACGCAGGTGCGGAGACCGGTGACGACGCCGACTCGAACGACGACGCGAGGGGCGGCACGGACAACCGGTGA
- a CDS encoding Lrp/AsnC family transcriptional regulator, which produces MADHRIDDVDRAILHALQEDARNLSSGDIAERSGTSDSTVRKRIKRLEEEGVIKGYNAAIDYPKSGFPFKMLLFCTAPIPKRGEMIEDVLAIDGVVSVQELVTGEKNLLVTVVGENDDDVTPVAQELLELGLTVADEVLVRTHKTTAFGGFKSDQSTETE; this is translated from the coding sequence ATGGCCGACCACCGCATCGACGACGTGGACCGCGCGATTCTCCACGCCCTGCAAGAGGACGCGCGAAATCTGTCGTCGGGCGACATCGCAGAGCGGTCCGGAACGTCCGACAGCACCGTTCGAAAGCGCATCAAGCGCCTCGAAGAGGAGGGTGTTATCAAAGGGTACAACGCCGCCATCGACTACCCGAAGTCGGGGTTCCCGTTCAAGATGCTCCTGTTTTGTACCGCACCGATTCCCAAACGAGGAGAGATGATAGAGGACGTGTTGGCAATCGATGGCGTCGTCTCCGTGCAGGAACTCGTTACCGGCGAGAAAAACCTCCTCGTCACGGTCGTCGGCGAAAACGACGACGACGTCACACCGGTCGCACAGGAGTTACTCGAACTGGGACTGACCGTCGCCGACGAGGTGCTCGTTCGAACCCACAAGACGACGGCGTTCGGCGGGTTCAAGAGCGACCAATCTACAGAGACCGAGTGA